A part of Chloroflexota bacterium genomic DNA contains:
- a CDS encoding helix-turn-helix transcriptional regulator — protein sequence MLVTARTQAAGLKAKLFRGFADPSRLSILDALRDGPLTVGEIVEATRLSQSNVSNHLSCLRDCGLVAASPEGRFVRYALSDKRVGRLLNLADELLADVAKGIYQCTRYNPNERS from the coding sequence ATGCTCGTGACTGCCCGGACGCAAGCGGCGGGGCTGAAAGCCAAGCTGTTTCGCGGGTTCGCCGACCCATCGCGCTTGTCGATACTGGATGCGCTGCGCGATGGCCCGCTGACGGTCGGCGAGATCGTGGAGGCGACGCGCCTCAGCCAGTCGAATGTCTCCAATCACCTGAGCTGCCTGCGCGACTGCGGGCTGGTTGCCGCGTCGCCGGAGGGACGGTTCGTGCGCTACGCCTTGAGCGACAAGCGCGTCGGCCGCCTGCTGAACCTGGCCGACGAACTGCTGGCCGACGTCGCCAAGGGCATCTACCAGTGCACGCGCTATAACCCTAATGAGCGGAGCTAA
- the cadA gene encoding cadmium-translocating P-type ATPase, translating to MASLQTLEVPVRGMDCHDCTQHVQHAIAALPGVSSVNVLLSSEKAVIELDPQQVDLPAIRRAVAGAGYSVPDAVPAAAVKPALADFTRPVLTLFGIVFMAVLFIVVVGEWFGLFEALTARVPWPVGLAVVLVFGYPVFRNVVQATLRRQVIAHTLMSVGVLAALVVGQWATAAVVVFFMRVGDYAERFTTERARRAIKDLTALAPQTARVERGGAEVDVPVGEVRAGEIVVVRPGEQIPVDGEVVGGQATVDQATITGESMPVEAGPGSKVYAATFARLGSLRVRATHIGADTTFGRVIKLVEEAETHRASVQRIADKFSAIYLPVVASVAALTLLLRQDPLATAAVLVVACSCSFALATPIAMLASVGAGAKRGLLIKGGRYLEILARADVLLLDKTGTLTLGKPQITDIVALDGTGETELLTLAASAERYSEHPLAQAVREAAHERGLALHEPRDFQALPGLGVRAQIDGVAVTVGSRRAMGAPIPLDKADELEAQGKTLLIVSRNGTVAGILAATDTLRPEVPGALEQVRALGIKQIELLTGDNERTAAALAGQLHVSYRANLLPEHKIAIVKEYQAKGRVVVMIGDGVNDAPALAQADVGIAMGAAGSDVALEAARVALMREDWMLVPQVLRIAQRTMRVVKMNIAFTAVYNLVGLSLAAFGFLPPIFAAAAQSLPDIGILANSSRLLRQK from the coding sequence ATGGCCAGTTTGCAGACACTTGAAGTGCCCGTGCGCGGCATGGACTGCCACGACTGCACCCAGCATGTCCAGCATGCGATTGCCGCCCTGCCCGGTGTATCGTCAGTGAATGTGCTGCTGTCTTCCGAAAAAGCGGTCATTGAGCTGGACCCGCAGCAGGTCGACTTGCCGGCCATTCGCCGGGCGGTGGCCGGCGCAGGCTACTCTGTGCCCGACGCCGTGCCGGCCGCCGCGGTGAAACCCGCGCTGGCGGATTTCACGCGGCCGGTGCTCACTCTGTTCGGCATCGTCTTCATGGCGGTGCTGTTCATCGTGGTTGTGGGCGAGTGGTTTGGCCTGTTCGAGGCGCTCACGGCGCGCGTGCCGTGGCCGGTCGGCCTGGCGGTGGTGCTCGTCTTCGGGTACCCGGTGTTTCGCAACGTCGTGCAGGCGACGCTCCGGCGGCAGGTCATCGCCCACACGCTCATGAGCGTCGGCGTGCTGGCCGCGCTGGTCGTCGGGCAGTGGGCCACGGCCGCCGTCGTCGTATTTTTCATGCGCGTCGGCGATTATGCCGAGCGGTTCACGACCGAGCGCGCCCGGCGCGCCATCAAGGATTTGACGGCGCTTGCACCGCAGACGGCGCGTGTCGAGCGCGGCGGCGCCGAAGTCGATGTGCCGGTGGGGGAGGTGCGCGCCGGCGAGATCGTCGTCGTGCGGCCCGGCGAGCAGATTCCGGTGGATGGCGAGGTCGTCGGCGGCCAGGCGACGGTCGACCAGGCGACCATCACCGGCGAGTCGATGCCGGTCGAAGCCGGGCCAGGCTCAAAGGTCTACGCGGCGACGTTTGCGCGGCTGGGCAGCCTGCGGGTACGCGCTACCCATATCGGCGCGGATACGACGTTCGGGCGCGTGATCAAGCTCGTCGAAGAGGCCGAAACACACCGCGCCAGCGTGCAGCGAATCGCTGACAAGTTCTCGGCGATCTACCTGCCGGTGGTCGCCAGCGTCGCGGCCCTGACGCTGCTGCTGCGGCAGGACCCGCTGGCAACCGCCGCGGTGCTGGTCGTCGCCTGCTCGTGCTCGTTTGCGCTGGCGACGCCGATAGCCATGCTGGCCTCGGTCGGCGCCGGCGCCAAACGCGGCCTGCTGATCAAGGGCGGTCGCTACCTGGAGATCCTGGCGCGCGCCGATGTGCTGCTGCTCGACAAGACCGGCACGCTGACGCTCGGCAAGCCGCAAATCACCGACATCGTCGCGCTGGACGGCACCGGCGAAACGGAACTGCTGACGCTGGCGGCATCGGCGGAGCGTTACTCCGAACACCCGCTGGCGCAGGCGGTGCGCGAAGCGGCGCACGAGCGGGGACTGGCACTGCATGAGCCCCGCGACTTTCAGGCACTGCCAGGGCTGGGTGTGCGCGCACAGATCGATGGCGTGGCCGTGACGGTTGGCAGCCGCCGGGCAATGGGCGCGCCGATCCCATTGGACAAGGCGGACGAGTTGGAAGCGCAGGGCAAGACGCTGCTAATCGTTTCGCGAAACGGGACGGTGGCCGGCATCCTGGCTGCGACCGACACGCTGCGACCGGAAGTGCCCGGTGCGCTGGAGCAGGTGCGCGCGCTCGGCATCAAACAGATTGAACTGCTGACCGGCGACAACGAGCGCACGGCGGCCGCGCTGGCCGGTCAACTACACGTATCGTATCGCGCCAATCTGCTGCCGGAGCACAAGATCGCGATCGTGAAAGAGTATCAAGCCAAAGGCCGCGTCGTCGTGATGATCGGCGACGGTGTGAACGATGCGCCGGCGCTGGCCCAGGCGGACGTCGGTATCGCCATGGGCGCGGCGGGCAGCGACGTGGCGCTGGAGGCGGCGCGGGTGGCGCTGATGCGCGAGGACTGGATGCTGGTGCCGCAGGTGCTGCGGATTGCGCAACGCACGATGCGGGTGGTGAAGATGAACATCGCGTTCACGGCAGTCTATAATCTGGTCGGCCTCTCGCTGGCCGCATTTGGCTTCCTGCCGCCGATCTTCGCCGCGGCCGCGCAGTCACTGCCGGATATCGGCATCCTGGCCAATTCGTCGCGGTTGTTGCGGCAGAAGTAG